The Fusobacterium necrophorum subsp. necrophorum genome includes the window GAAGAATTATTGGGAAAAAGTTCCTATGATCCAGAGGAACTCTATTTATCCAAGGAGAAAATTCAGGAATATTACCAATATATTCAGGAAAGTTTCAGTGCTTTTGAGAAGGAAATTTTTCACTATATGATACAGGGATATTCCTATCGTGAGATTGGAATGATACTCTCGAAAAATAGTAAAAGTATTGACAACGCTTTTCAACGAATTAAGAAAAAAAGTGAAGTATGGCTTCAGAAATATAATTTAGAATAGGTTAGAGGTGAAGAAGTTTGAAGGAGTATGTTTTTAGAGAGGTAGAACAAAAATGGCAAGAAAAATGGGAAAAAGATCAAGTATTTAAAGGGAGCAATGTAGTAGAAGGAAAAGAAAACTATTATGTTTTGGAGATGCTCCCTTACCCGTCAGGAAAATTACATGTAGGTCATGCGAGAAATTATACCATAGGAGATGTCATTGCACGATACAAAAGAATGAAAGGCTATAATGTCCTTCATCCTATGGGATGGGATTCCTTTGGACTGCCGGCGGAAAATGCCGCGATTCAGAATGGAGCTCATCCTGCAACATGGACGAAAGCCAATATTGAAAATATGAAAAGACAATTGAAACTATTAGGGTTTTCTTATGATTGGGATAGAGAAATTGCCAGCTATACTCCGGAATATTATAAATGGAATCAATGGATTTTTAAAAAGATGTATGAAAAAGGATTGGTCTATAAAAAGAAGTCTTTAGTAAATTGGTGCCCTGATTGTCAGACGGTTTTGGCGAATGAACAGGTAGAGGACGGAAAATGTTGGCGGCATAGTAAAACGACCGTCATTCAAAAAGAATTGGAACAATGGTTTTTCAAAATTACGGATTATGCAGATGAATTATTGGAAGGACATGAAGAACTTCGAGGAGGTTGGCCTGAAAAAGTTTTGACGATGCAAAAAAATTGGATTGGAAAATCTTTTGGAACCGAAGTCGTCTTTCAAGTTGTGGAAAACAATATGGAACTTCCCGTATTTACGACAAGAGTGGATACAATTTATGGAGTGACCTATGCGGTGGTGGCACCGGAACATCCGATAGTAGATGAAATTTTGAAAGTAAATCCGAGCATAAAATCGGCAGTTATGGCTATGAAAAATATGGATGTCATAGAGAGAACTGCAGAGGGAAAAGAGAAAAATGGAATTGACACCACTTGGCATGTCAGAAATCCATACAATCAAAAGGAAGTCCCTCTATGGATTGGAGACTATGTGTTGATGAACTATGGAACAGGAGCAGTTATGGCTGTTCCTGCCCATGATGAGAGAGATTATGCCTTTGCTAAGAAATACAACTTGGATATCAAAGCAGTCATCGTTCCGTCAGATAGAAATCCAGTACTTCCCTTTGTAGAAGACGGAGTGGTACAAGCTTCAGCAGAAGAATTCAATGGAATTTCCAACAGAGAAGCTCTTGTAAAGATGGCAGAATTTGGAGAGAAAAAAGGCTTTGCGAAAAGAACTTTTAAATATCGATTGAAAGACTGGGGTGTATCACGACAAAGATATTGGGGAACGCCAATTCCAGTATTATACTGCGAAACATGTGGAGAAGTATTGGAAAAAGATGAAAATTTACCTGTGATGTTGCCGGAAGATATTCAATTTTCGGGAAATGGAAATCCTTTGGAAACATCGGAATCTTTTAAAAATGCTACCTGCCCTTGTTGCGGAGGCCCTGCGAGAAGAGATACCGACACGATGGACACTTTTGTAGATTCTTCTTGGTATTTCTTACGATATTGTGATTCCAAGAATCAGGATCTCCCTTTTGATAAAAACATTGTAGACGGATGGACACCAGTGGATCAATATATTGGGGGAGTCGAACATGCCGTGATGCATTTGCTGTATGCAAGATTTTTCCATAAAATGTTACGAGATTTAGGCTATCTATCTTCCAATGAGCCGTTTAAACGATTATTGACACAGGGAATGGTATTGGGACCATCTTATTATTCCGCAGAAGAAAATCGTTTCTTATTTGCGGAAGAAGTGGAATTACGAGGAGAAAAAGCCTTTTCGAAAAAAACGGGAGAGGAATTGCTTGTCAAAGTTGAAAAAATGTCAAAATCTAAAAATAACGGGGTAGATCCGGAAGAAATGATTTTGAAATATGGAGCAGATACCACAAGACTTTTCATTATGTTTGCCGCTCCTCCTGAAAAAGAATTGGAATGGAATGAAAATGGTTTGATAGGAGCTTACCGTTTCCTGACAAGAGTATGGAGATTGGTATTGGAAAATCAAACTCATATTTCCTTAGAAAAAATTGATTATACAGCAATTTCTAAGGCAGATAAGGCTTTGATTATTAAGTTAAATCAAACCATTAAAAAAGTAACGGAGTCCATAGAGAACGACTATCATTTTAACACTTCCATTGCGGCAATTATGGAATTATTGAATGAGATACAGGTATACAAATCGGATTCTACACAATATAGAAGAGTATTGGGAGAAGCCTTGAAGCAAATCGTGATTATGCTGTCTCCTTTTGTACCTCATTTCTGTGAAGAATTATGGGAAAGCATTGGGGAAACGGGCTATGTTTCTGACCAGGAATGGCCGGTATACGATGAAAAATACATTATAACGGACGATGTGGTAATGGCAATTCAAGTCAACGGGAAGATGAGAGGAAGTTTGGAAGTGGAACGAGGAACTTCGAAAGAAGAAATTGAAACACTTGCACTATCGGTTCCGAATGTCATAAAACATATGGAAGGAAAAGTTTTGATAAAAGTAATTGTTGTTCCAAATAAAATCGTAAATATTGTGGTAAAATAGAAAGGGAAAATTA containing:
- the leuS gene encoding leucine--tRNA ligase, producing MKEYVFREVEQKWQEKWEKDQVFKGSNVVEGKENYYVLEMLPYPSGKLHVGHARNYTIGDVIARYKRMKGYNVLHPMGWDSFGLPAENAAIQNGAHPATWTKANIENMKRQLKLLGFSYDWDREIASYTPEYYKWNQWIFKKMYEKGLVYKKKSLVNWCPDCQTVLANEQVEDGKCWRHSKTTVIQKELEQWFFKITDYADELLEGHEELRGGWPEKVLTMQKNWIGKSFGTEVVFQVVENNMELPVFTTRVDTIYGVTYAVVAPEHPIVDEILKVNPSIKSAVMAMKNMDVIERTAEGKEKNGIDTTWHVRNPYNQKEVPLWIGDYVLMNYGTGAVMAVPAHDERDYAFAKKYNLDIKAVIVPSDRNPVLPFVEDGVVQASAEEFNGISNREALVKMAEFGEKKGFAKRTFKYRLKDWGVSRQRYWGTPIPVLYCETCGEVLEKDENLPVMLPEDIQFSGNGNPLETSESFKNATCPCCGGPARRDTDTMDTFVDSSWYFLRYCDSKNQDLPFDKNIVDGWTPVDQYIGGVEHAVMHLLYARFFHKMLRDLGYLSSNEPFKRLLTQGMVLGPSYYSAEENRFLFAEEVELRGEKAFSKKTGEELLVKVEKMSKSKNNGVDPEEMILKYGADTTRLFIMFAAPPEKELEWNENGLIGAYRFLTRVWRLVLENQTHISLEKIDYTAISKADKALIIKLNQTIKKVTESIENDYHFNTSIAAIMELLNEIQVYKSDSTQYRRVLGEALKQIVIMLSPFVPHFCEELWESIGETGYVSDQEWPVYDEKYIITDDVVMAIQVNGKMRGSLEVERGTSKEEIETLALSVPNVIKHMEGKVLIKVIVVPNKIVNIVVK